GCGGTCGCCCTGCACGCATCCGGCACCCTGGCGGCCCTGCGTGCGCCCCGCGCCCCGCTGGCCGAGGCGCTGGCGGTGCTGGCATGAGCCGCCCCGCGTTCCTGAACCTGTCGCCGGGCCTGGACCGCGTGGGCCGCGCCTGCGCGTGGATCGAGCGGGAGGACGGCTTCGTGCTGATGACGGGTCTGGAGTGGGGCGGGTGGACCCTGCCGGGCGGCGGCATTCACCCCGGCGAGACGCCGCAGCAGGCGGCGGTGCGGGAGGCGTGGGAGGAAGCCGGAGCGCACGCCGAGGCGGCAGGCGGGGTGGCGGGCGAGGCCGTGATGCTGCCCGGCGAGAGTGTGTGCGTCCCGCTGCGCCTGAAGCACCTGGAACCCAGCCCGGAGGGCCGCCCCGTGACCTGGGTGAACCCACGCTCGCTGCCGTGGGCGGACGACCTTCAGATCCGCGAGGTGCTGGCCGCGCGCGGGCAGACGCCGGAGCACCTGCGGGTGCCCACGCTGGTGCAGGTCGCGCAGACCGCCGCTGGGGCGCTGGAATTCCGGCATTCCTGCTTGCCCGAAACAGGCCGACTGCTGCGGACCCTGGCGGCCACGCGCCCCGGCGGGCGGGTGCTGGAACTCGGCACGGGAACCGGCGTGGGTGCGGCGTGGCTGCTCTCGGGCCTGGACCGCGCCGCCCGCCTCCTGACCGTGGAGACCGACCCTGCACGGGCCGAGGCGGCCTGGGAGGTGTTGCAGGCCGACCCGCGCGCCCGCGTGCAACGGGGCGACTGGCGGGACGTGCTGCGCGAGGGGCCGTTTGACCTGATCTTCGCGGACTGCGCCGCCGCGAAAGCCGACCCGGACGCCCTGGCCCGCGCCCTGAAGCCCGGCGGGATGCTGCTCATGGACAACTTCAGCCCGCCCGCCTTCATCCCGCCCGACCGGCACGCGGGCGACCCGCTGCGGGACGCGCTGTTCACGCACCCGCAGCTGACCTGCACCGAACTGGAAGTCCGCCGCCGCGAACGCGTGCTGCTGGCCGTGAGGACCGCGTGACCGGCGAGCTGCATCTGACCATCCTGCGCCACGGCCGCAGCCGCGCCGACGACGAGAACGTCCATGAGGGCCGCTACGACAGTCCCCTGAACCCGGAAGGTGAGGCGCAGGCCGCCGCTCTGGCCGCGTACTGGACGGCGCACCCGCCGGGTTTCGACCGGGCGTACTGCTCGACGCTCCAGCGGGCGCACGGTACGGCCCGCATCGTCACGGACGCCCTGGGCGTGCCCCTGACCCCCACGGACCTCCTGCGCGAGTGGGACAACGGCCCACTGGCCGGAATGGGCCGCGAGGAGGCGCTGGAGCGGTACCCCATTCCCGCGTTCCGGCACGACCTCGACCCTTTCACAGCGGACGGCGGTGAATCCCAGGCGGCGATCCGCGCCCGCGCCCTGCACGCCCTGGAACTCGTGTGGAATGGGGGCGGCCAGCGGGTGCTGCTCGTCACGCACGGTGGCTTCGGGAACAGCCTGCTACGCGAACTGCTCGGCACGCAGCGCGGCTGGTTCGCGTTCGGCGACACGGCCTTCGCCACGCTGCGCCTGAGCCGGGGCAGCCACACGGCCCTGCTGACCGGCGTGAACCTCACGCCACACCTGCCCTGACCCGCCCCGTACAGTGACCCCATGCGCCACGACCTGACCCTGAGCGAAGGCCCGTACACCCTGCGCCCCATGACCGACGCCGACACCGCCCCGCTGCTGGCACTGGCACGGGCGCACGAGGCCGAGTACGCCCGCATGGGCACCTTTCCCACCCAGGAGCGCTACTACACGGGCGCGCTGGACGCCCCGGATCAGTGGCCGTTCGTGAAACTGGTCGGCAGCGAACTGGCCGGCGCGACCCGTTTCATGGAGATGCGCCCCGCGCACCGTCGCCTGGAGATCGGCAGCACGTGGCTGGCCCCGGCGTTCATGCGCACCCCCGCGAACCGTACCTTCAAACGCCTGCTGCTGGACCACGCCTTCAGCCAGATGGGGGTGCTGCGCGTGGAGATCAAGACGGACCTCCTGAACACCCGCAGCCAGCAGGCCATCGAACGCCTGGGGGCGACCCGCGAGGGCGTGCTGCGTCAGCACATGCCCCGCCCGGACGGCACGCAGCGCGACACGGTCATGTACTCCATCATCGCGGAGGAATGGCCAGCGGTGCGGGCGCGGCTGCTGGGTGCTACCTGACCACCCCTACTCGTTCATCAGCAGTGGGTAGGGGTTGATGGCGCCGCCCGTCGTGTAGATGCCGTAGTGCAGGTGCGGGGGCGTGCCCTTTGCGTTCCCGCTGTCGCCCACGTAGCCCACCACGTCGCCCTGCTCGACCCAGTCGCCGCGGTTCAGGTCCGGGTAGCGTTCCAGGTGCGCGTAGTAGTGCCGCTGTCCGCCAGGCCCGAGCACCATGACGGTGCGGCCGCCCAGGTTGTTCGGGCCGACGTTCACGACCACGCCGCGCGTGGTGGCGCGGATGGGCGTGCCGCGCGGCGCGAAGATGTCCACGCCCTCGTGCGTGCGGCCCTGGCTCCGCGCCCCGCCCCAGGTGTCCACGAAGCGCTGGCCC
The DNA window shown above is from Deinococcus sp. LM3 and carries:
- a CDS encoding class I SAM-dependent methyltransferase, whose protein sequence is MSRPAFLNLSPGLDRVGRACAWIEREDGFVLMTGLEWGGWTLPGGGIHPGETPQQAAVREAWEEAGAHAEAAGGVAGEAVMLPGESVCVPLRLKHLEPSPEGRPVTWVNPRSLPWADDLQIREVLAARGQTPEHLRVPTLVQVAQTAAGALEFRHSCLPETGRLLRTLAATRPGGRVLELGTGTGVGAAWLLSGLDRAARLLTVETDPARAEAAWEVLQADPRARVQRGDWRDVLREGPFDLIFADCAAAKADPDALARALKPGGMLLMDNFSPPAFIPPDRHAGDPLRDALFTHPQLTCTELEVRRRERVLLAVRTA
- a CDS encoding histidine phosphatase family protein, whose translation is MTGELHLTILRHGRSRADDENVHEGRYDSPLNPEGEAQAAALAAYWTAHPPGFDRAYCSTLQRAHGTARIVTDALGVPLTPTDLLREWDNGPLAGMGREEALERYPIPAFRHDLDPFTADGGESQAAIRARALHALELVWNGGGQRVLLVTHGGFGNSLLRELLGTQRGWFAFGDTAFATLRLSRGSHTALLTGVNLTPHLP
- a CDS encoding GNAT family protein; amino-acid sequence: MRHDLTLSEGPYTLRPMTDADTAPLLALARAHEAEYARMGTFPTQERYYTGALDAPDQWPFVKLVGSELAGATRFMEMRPAHRRLEIGSTWLAPAFMRTPANRTFKRLLLDHAFSQMGVLRVEIKTDLLNTRSQQAIERLGATREGVLRQHMPRPDGTQRDTVMYSIIAEEWPAVRARLLGAT
- a CDS encoding M23 family metallopeptidase, whose translation is MRRVLGWLITLAVLGGAAFLLWPQIEGAQRYAALLAEPAPAAASLPNPLPGQRFVDTWGGARSQGRTHEGVDIFAPRGTPIRATTRGVVVNVGPNNLGGRTVMVLGPGGQRHYYAHLERYPDLNRGDWVEQGDVVGYVGDSGNAKGTPPHLHYGIYTTGGAINPYPLLMNE